A single region of the Gossypium arboreum isolate Shixiya-1 chromosome 12, ASM2569848v2, whole genome shotgun sequence genome encodes:
- the LOC108478425 gene encoding receptor-like protein 44, with protein MGLLIVLLLTSAALPWASSDPSDEACLTHLSQTLKDPLKNLQNWTKSTFANPCSGFTSYLPGATCNNGRIYKLSLTNLSLQGSISTFLSNCTNLQSLDLSSNSISGTIPQDLQYLVNLAVLNLSSNRLEGEIPPQLTLCAYLNVIDLHDNLLTGQIPQELGLLARLSAFDVSYNKLSGPIPASLGNRSGALPRFNATSFEGNKDLYGYPLAPMKTKGLSVLAIVGIGLGSGLASLVLSFTGVCIWLKITEEKMAAEEGKVSQYMPDY; from the coding sequence ATGGGTCTGCTAATTGTGTTGCTCCTAACGAGCGCCGCACTTCCATGGGCTTCATCAGATCCGAGCGACGAGGCGTGTTTGACTCACTTGAGCCAAACTTTGAAAGACCCATTGAAGAACCTGCAAAACTGGACCAAATCCACCTTCGCAAACCCTTGTAGCGGCTTCACTTCCTATCTGCCCGGTGCCACTTGTAACAATGGTCGAATCTACAAGCTTTCCCTCACCAACCTCTCCCTTCAAGGCTCCATCTCTACTTTTCTTTCCAACTGTACCAATCTTCAATCGCTCGACTTATCTTCAAACTCCATCTCCGGCACCATCCCCCAAGATTTACAGTATTTAGTCAACCTGGCAGTGCTCAATCTCTCATCAAACCGTCTCGAAGGAGAGATCCCACCGCAGCTTACCTTGTGCGCTTATCTAAACGTCATTGATCTTCATGACAATTTACTTACCGGTCAGATTCCTCAAGAATTAGGCCTTCTAGCACGTTTGTCGGCATTTGATGTTTCTTACAACAAGCTTTCAGGGCCAATACCAGCTTCTTTAGGGAACAGGAGTGGGGCTTTGCCAAGGTTCAATGCTACTTCTTTTGAAGGAAATAAGGATCTTTATGGGTACCCTTTGGCACCTATGAAAACCAAAGGGTTGTCTGTTTTAGCCATTGTTGGAATCGGATTGGGAAGTGGACTTGCTAGCTTGGTACTAAGTTTTACTGGGGTTTGTATTTGGTTGAAGATTACAGAGGAAAAAATGGCTGCCGAAGAAGGCAAAGTTAGTCAATATATGCCTGATTATTGA